A window of the Streptomyces sp. NBC_01351 genome harbors these coding sequences:
- a CDS encoding MBL fold metallo-hydrolase has protein sequence MDVRWEEAGWERLTGRVGRRRLPVWDCTVGLVVGDASVLLVDPGSSLREGAELREQAERLTGRRVTHIAFTHGHFDHVLGAAAFSGAEVYGAVGLAGVLSTGREGLRASAVRHGLAEAEATEAVEQLVLPRHPVSGEWTLDLGGLQVLLANVGPGHTGHDLAVFVPGGREVVFCGDLVEESGEPQAGSDAIVTQWPAALDRLLSLGGDDALYVPGHGAVVDAGFVRAQRATLAALFGVS, from the coding sequence ATGGACGTGCGTTGGGAAGAGGCGGGCTGGGAGCGGCTGACCGGACGGGTCGGCCGCAGACGGCTGCCGGTGTGGGACTGCACGGTGGGACTGGTGGTGGGGGACGCGTCGGTGCTCCTCGTGGACCCGGGTTCCAGCCTCCGGGAGGGGGCGGAGCTGCGGGAGCAGGCGGAGCGGCTGACGGGCCGCCGGGTGACCCATATCGCATTCACCCACGGACATTTCGACCACGTACTGGGGGCCGCCGCCTTCTCCGGGGCCGAGGTGTACGGGGCGGTGGGCCTGGCCGGCGTGCTGTCGACGGGCCGCGAGGGGCTGCGCGCGAGCGCGGTGCGGCACGGCCTGGCGGAGGCCGAGGCGACGGAGGCCGTCGAGCAGCTGGTGCTGCCGCGCCATCCCGTGTCGGGCGAGTGGACGCTGGACCTGGGCGGGCTGCAGGTGCTGCTGGCGAACGTGGGGCCGGGGCACACCGGGCACGATCTGGCGGTGTTCGTGCCGGGCGGGCGCGAGGTGGTGTTCTGCGGGGACCTGGTGGAGGAGTCGGGCGAACCCCAGGCGGGCAGCGACGCGATCGTCACCCAGTGGCCGGCCGCCCTGGACCGGCTGCTGTCGCTGGGCGGGGACGACGCGCTGTACGTGCCGGGTCACGGAGCGGTGGTCGACGCGGGCTTCGTCCGTGCGCAACGCGCCACACTGGCGGCCCTTTTCGGCGTGTCGTAG
- the hrcA gene encoding heat-inducible transcriptional repressor HrcA, giving the protein MLSERRLEVLRAIVQDYVGTEEPVGSKALTERHRLGVSPATVRNDMAVLEDEGYIAQPHTSAGRIPTDKGYRLFVDKLAGVKPLSTPERRAIQNFLDGAVDLDDVVGRTVRLLATLTRQVAVVQYPSLTRSTVRHVELLSLAPARLMLVLITDTGRVEQRLIDCQTPFGEASLADLRARLNARVVGRRFTDVPPLVQDLPESFEAEDRATVSTVLATLLETLVEDAEERLMIGGTANLTRFGHDFPLTIRPVLEALEEQVVLLKLLGEASESGMAVRIGHENAYEGLNSTSVVSVGYGSGGEAVAKLGVVGPTRMDYPGTMGAVRAVARYVGQILAES; this is encoded by the coding sequence ATGCTCAGCGAACGCAGACTCGAAGTGCTGCGCGCCATCGTCCAGGACTACGTCGGGACGGAGGAGCCCGTCGGCTCCAAGGCGCTCACCGAGCGGCACCGCCTCGGGGTCTCGCCTGCCACCGTGCGCAACGACATGGCCGTGCTGGAGGACGAGGGCTACATCGCCCAGCCCCACACCAGCGCCGGCCGGATCCCCACCGACAAGGGCTACCGTCTCTTCGTGGACAAGCTGGCGGGGGTCAAACCGCTGTCCACCCCCGAGCGGCGGGCCATCCAGAACTTCCTCGACGGCGCCGTCGACCTCGACGACGTGGTCGGTCGCACGGTACGGCTGCTCGCCACGCTCACCCGGCAGGTCGCCGTCGTCCAGTACCCCAGCCTGACCAGGTCGACCGTCCGGCACGTGGAGCTGCTCTCGCTCGCTCCCGCGCGCCTGATGCTCGTACTGATCACGGACACCGGGCGCGTCGAGCAGCGGCTGATCGACTGCCAGACCCCCTTCGGCGAGGCCTCCCTCGCCGATCTGCGGGCCCGGCTCAACGCCCGGGTCGTCGGCCGTCGCTTCACCGACGTGCCCCCGCTCGTCCAGGACCTGCCCGAATCCTTCGAGGCCGAGGACCGCGCCACGGTGTCCACCGTGCTCGCGACGCTCCTCGAAACCCTGGTCGAGGATGCCGAAGAGCGGCTGATGATCGGCGGCACCGCCAATCTCACCCGCTTCGGACACGATTTTCCCCTGACGATCAGGCCGGTGCTCGAAGCGCTGGAGGAGCAGGTCGTGCTCCTCAAGCTGCTGGGCGAGGCCAGTGAGTCGGGCATGGCCGTACGGATCGGGCACGAGAACGCCTACGAGGGGCTGAACTCCACGTCGGTCGTCTCGGTCGGTTACGGTTCGGGCGGCGAAGCCGTCGCCAAACTCGGCGTGGTCGGACCGACCCGCATGGATTACCCCGGAACGATGGGAGCGGTACGCGCAGTGGCACGTTACGTCGGACAGATCCTGGCGGAGTCGTAA
- the dnaJ gene encoding molecular chaperone DnaJ, with the protein MATDYYAVLGVRRDASQDEIKKAFRRLARELHPDVNPDPKTQERFKEINAAYEVLSDPQKKQVYDLGGDPLSSSGGGGAGGFGAGGFGNFSDIMDAFFGQSSQRGPRSRTRRGQDAMIRLDLELDEAAFGTTKDIQVDTAVVCTTCSGEGAAPGTSAQTCDMCRGRGEVSQVTRSFLGQVMTSRPCPQCQGFGTVVPTPCPECAGDGRVRSRRSLTVKIPAGVENGTRIQLAGEGEVGPGGGPAGDLYVEIHELPHATFQRRGDDLHCTVTIPMTAAALGTKCPLETLDGMEEIDIRPGTQSGQAIPLHGRGVTHLRGGGRGDLIVHVEVTTPNKLDAQQEDLLRQLAKLRGEERPTGQFAPGQQGLFSRLKDAFNGR; encoded by the coding sequence GTGGCCACGGACTACTACGCCGTTCTCGGCGTGCGCCGCGACGCATCGCAGGACGAGATCAAGAAGGCATTCCGGCGGCTCGCGCGCGAGCTGCACCCGGATGTGAACCCCGATCCCAAGACGCAAGAGCGTTTCAAGGAGATCAACGCAGCCTACGAGGTGCTGTCGGACCCGCAGAAGAAGCAGGTCTACGACCTCGGCGGCGACCCGCTGTCCTCCTCGGGCGGCGGCGGCGCGGGCGGCTTCGGAGCGGGTGGCTTCGGCAACTTCTCCGACATCATGGACGCCTTCTTCGGCCAGTCCTCGCAGCGCGGCCCGCGCTCGCGGACCCGCCGCGGCCAGGACGCCATGATCCGCCTGGACCTGGAGCTGGACGAGGCGGCCTTCGGGACGACCAAGGACATCCAGGTCGACACGGCCGTCGTCTGCACCACCTGCTCCGGCGAGGGCGCCGCCCCCGGCACCTCGGCGCAGACGTGTGACATGTGCCGCGGCCGCGGTGAGGTCTCGCAGGTCACGAGGTCCTTCCTGGGTCAGGTCATGACCTCGCGCCCCTGCCCGCAGTGCCAGGGCTTCGGCACCGTCGTCCCGACCCCGTGCCCCGAGTGCGCGGGCGACGGCCGGGTCCGCTCCCGCCGCAGCCTCACGGTCAAGATCCCGGCCGGCGTCGAGAACGGCACCCGGATCCAGCTCGCGGGCGAGGGCGAGGTCGGCCCCGGCGGCGGCCCCGCCGGCGACCTGTACGTGGAGATCCACGAGCTGCCGCACGCGACGTTCCAGCGGCGCGGCGACGACCTGCACTGCACGGTGACCATCCCGATGACGGCGGCGGCCCTGGGCACCAAGTGCCCGCTGGAGACCCTCGACGGCATGGAGGAGATCGACATCCGGCCCGGCACCCAGTCCGGCCAGGCGATCCCGCTGCACGGGCGCGGTGTCACCCACCTGCGCGGTGGCGGGCGCGGCGACCTGATCGTCCACGTCGAGGTCACCACTCCGAACAAGCTGGACGCGCAGCAGGAGGACCTGCTGCGCCAGCTCGCGAAGCTGCGCGGCGAGGAGCGGCCCACGGGCCAGTTCGCACCGGGGCAGCAGGGTCTGTTCAGCCGGCTGAAGGACGCCTTCAACGGCCGCTGA